In the Patescibacteria group bacterium genome, one interval contains:
- a CDS encoding ribosome-binding factor A, giving the protein MSRVEKVNEQLKDDLAVIVNSDVYLDGGLITIIRVKCAPDMSNANVNISVLPENLSGTALKLLRKNASAFTRKLSLKSRMRKVPRLTFGIDNQERYVAKMDKVFAEIRMDEKNDLGKLWRDDGEKQEEIDKE; this is encoded by the coding sequence ATGAGTCGAGTTGAAAAAGTAAATGAACAATTAAAAGATGACTTGGCGGTTATTGTAAATAGCGACGTCTATTTGGATGGTGGCTTGATTACGATTATTCGCGTGAAATGTGCGCCTGATATGAGTAATGCTAATGTCAATATTTCAGTTTTGCCAGAGAATTTATCAGGCACAGCTTTGAAGTTGTTGCGCAAAAATGCCAGTGCCTTTACTCGCAAACTAAGCTTGAAATCACGGATGCGTAAAGTGCCAAGATTAACTTTTGGTATTGATAATCAAGAACGCTACGTAGCTAAGATGGACAAGGTTTTTGCGGAGATTAGAATGGATGAGAAAAACGACTTAGGAAAACTATGGCGTGATGATGGGGAAAAACAGGAGGAAATTGATAAAGAGTAG
- the ftsH gene encoding ATP-dependent zinc metalloprotease FtsH has translation MKSLLKNFSIFILVFLAIALIFSAYGQGTKIENANIGKFISQVDNGEVKSVIIRGDEMEVELKDGAKEMVKKEMGATFSELMSNYGIAKEKIIGIDVAVKSEEGAGYWMATLLPILLPFLLIGVFIFMMMRSVQGANSKAMMFGQSQAKEFGKDTKNKVSFKDVAGVKEAKEELSEVVDFLKQPKKFLELGARIPRGVLLLGSPGTGKTLLARAVAGEADVPFYHISGSEFVEMFVGVGASRVRDLFKKAKKSAPCIIFIDEIDAVGRRRGAGLGGSHDEREQTLNQILVEMDGFEPSANVIVMAATNRPDVLDPALLRPGRFDRQVVLDNPDIKDREEILKIHAKEKPLAKDVSLRRIAERTPGFSGADLANVLNEGAILAGRKNNKIIDMEFLLEAIEKVMLGPERKSKVFSEREKKVTAYHEAGHALVAHFSPNTDPVQKISVISRGRAAGYMIKLPTEDKHMHTKAEFMEDIAVLLAGYLTEKEVFGEITTGATSDLRKATSLARRLVTDYGMSENLGPRTFGEKEEMIFLGREIHEQRDYSEKMAEQIDVEIAAFIEKGKQMALTIIKGQREKLEAIVKVLVEKETLEKEEFEAIVGPLNKNIN, from the coding sequence ATGAAAAGTTTACTAAAAAATTTCTCCATTTTTATCTTGGTGTTTTTGGCAATTGCGCTTATTTTTAGTGCTTATGGCCAAGGCACGAAGATTGAAAATGCTAATATTGGCAAATTTATTTCGCAAGTTGATAATGGCGAGGTGAAAAGCGTGATTATTCGTGGTGATGAAATGGAAGTGGAACTGAAAGATGGGGCTAAGGAAATGGTTAAAAAAGAAATGGGAGCGACTTTTTCTGAGTTGATGAGTAATTACGGTATTGCCAAGGAGAAAATTATCGGAATTGATGTGGCTGTGAAGAGTGAAGAGGGGGCTGGTTACTGGATGGCAACTTTATTGCCGATTCTTTTGCCATTTTTGCTAATCGGCGTTTTTATCTTTATGATGATGCGTTCAGTGCAGGGAGCAAACTCAAAGGCAATGATGTTTGGACAATCACAGGCAAAAGAGTTTGGTAAAGATACAAAGAATAAAGTTTCGTTTAAAGATGTGGCGGGTGTAAAAGAAGCAAAAGAAGAATTGTCAGAGGTTGTTGATTTTTTGAAACAGCCGAAGAAGTTTTTGGAATTAGGCGCGCGCATTCCGCGTGGCGTGTTGTTATTGGGTAGTCCGGGAACTGGCAAGACCTTGTTGGCACGAGCAGTAGCAGGTGAAGCGGATGTGCCATTCTATCATATTTCCGGCTCTGAGTTTGTGGAAATGTTTGTTGGTGTTGGCGCGAGCCGTGTTCGTGATTTGTTTAAAAAGGCAAAGAAAAGTGCACCTTGTATTATCTTTATTGATGAAATTGATGCAGTTGGTCGTCGTCGTGGCGCTGGCTTGGGTGGTTCACATGATGAACGTGAACAAACCTTGAATCAAATTTTGGTTGAAATGGACGGCTTTGAACCAAGTGCGAATGTAATTGTGATGGCCGCAACTAATAGACCAGATGTTCTTGATCCAGCTTTGCTTCGACCAGGACGTTTTGATCGTCAAGTAGTTTTGGATAATCCTGATATTAAAGATCGTGAAGAAATTTTGAAGATTCATGCTAAGGAAAAACCATTAGCCAAGGATGTGAGCTTGCGCAGAATTGCGGAACGTACCCCTGGATTTAGTGGCGCTGACTTAGCCAATGTTTTGAATGAGGGTGCGATTTTGGCGGGACGAAAAAATAATAAAATTATTGATATGGAATTCTTGTTGGAAGCGATTGAGAAGGTAATGCTTGGACCGGAACGCAAGAGCAAGGTTTTCTCTGAGAGAGAAAAGAAGGTAACAGCCTATCATGAAGCGGGCCATGCTTTAGTGGCGCATTTTTCTCCGAACACTGATCCAGTGCAAAAGATTTCTGTAATCTCTCGTGGACGAGCTGCCGGTTATATGATTAAATTACCGACTGAAGATAAGCATATGCACACTAAGGCAGAGTTTATGGAAGATATCGCAGTGTTGTTAGCCGGTTATCTAACGGAGAAAGAAGTTTTTGGTGAAATTACCACCGGTGCCACCTCTGATTTGCGTAAGGCCACCAGTCTGGCTCGTCGCTTGGTAACTGATTATGGTATGTCTGAAAATCTTGGACCCCGAACTTTTGGTGAAAAAGAAGAAATGATTTTCTTGGGTCGTGAGATTCATGAGCAAAGAGATTATAGCGAGAAGATGGCGGAACAGATTGATGTCGAGATTGCGGCCTTTATTGAAAAAGGCAAACAAATGGCATTGACTATTATCAAGGGTCAAAGAGAAAAATTAGAAGCGATTGTAAAGGTTTTAGTTGAGAAGGAGACTTTGGAAAAGGAAGAGTTTGAGGCTATCGTCGGACCCTTGAATAAAAATATCAACTAA
- the infB gene encoding translation initiation factor IF-2, whose amino-acid sequence MNITELARLLKVTPQELRYYLSQAGFDIGGRAIKINKSVANKILKEWPKIKRKIDKQREEKERVEREKKVRIETHEKVFVPAFISVRDFAGLVASPVNVILAELIKNGIFASLNERIDFETAWLVGSELGFEVIRKEGEDETAVKENKLDDILSKEQAVDMLDRPPVIVVMGHVDHGKTSLLDAIRKTNVIGGEAGGITQHIGAYQVVRRNQTITFIDTPGHEAFTAMRSRGAKIADVAILVVAADDGVMPQTVEAYKIIQAAKLPFVVAINKVDKVDANIDKTKQELSGKLNITPTDWGGKTTCVPISAKKGDGITDLLDMILLTAETELENVKANPNADAAGTVIESHLSKGSGPVATILVQNGTLRLGDSLMMNGKDVGKIRNLTTYNEGNVKAVGPATPVQIIGLRAMLNVGDVLEVGEGERVKKKKLRTAADASFNKTSQRDENTTSEKVNLIIKGDLLGSIEAIEESLEKINTKDVSVKVVHRGLGNISDGDIKRAEATGSLILGFNVKTPIAIENMAREKNISIKAYNVIYDLLNDVKAEMRSRIVVTYEREDLGRLKVLAIFRTEKEAQIVGGKVIDGVIESDALIEVMRNKELVGTGKLTNLQAGKQNVNKVETDEECGLHYAGNIVVEVGDVLVFYKNNEVKVTF is encoded by the coding sequence ATGAATATTACAGAACTAGCAAGATTATTAAAAGTGACACCTCAAGAGTTGAGATATTATTTATCGCAAGCAGGTTTCGATATTGGTGGCCGGGCGATTAAAATTAATAAAAGTGTCGCGAATAAGATTTTGAAAGAATGGCCAAAAATTAAGCGAAAAATAGATAAACAAAGAGAAGAAAAAGAGCGCGTAGAAAGAGAGAAGAAAGTACGTATTGAGACTCATGAAAAAGTTTTTGTGCCTGCTTTTATTTCAGTGCGTGATTTTGCCGGCTTGGTAGCAAGTCCCGTGAACGTGATTTTGGCAGAATTGATTAAGAACGGTATTTTCGCATCTCTGAATGAGCGCATTGATTTTGAAACAGCTTGGTTGGTTGGTTCTGAACTTGGCTTTGAGGTGATTAGAAAAGAAGGTGAAGATGAGACGGCTGTTAAGGAAAATAAACTCGATGATATTTTATCCAAAGAGCAAGCAGTAGATATGTTGGATCGTCCACCAGTAATTGTGGTAATGGGACATGTTGATCATGGTAAAACTAGCTTACTTGATGCTATTCGTAAAACAAATGTCATTGGCGGTGAGGCCGGTGGTATTACTCAACATATTGGCGCTTATCAAGTAGTACGCAGAAACCAAACTATTACATTTATTGATACTCCCGGTCATGAAGCGTTTACAGCCATGCGATCACGTGGTGCCAAGATTGCTGACGTGGCGATTTTAGTGGTAGCCGCTGACGATGGCGTGATGCCTCAGACTGTTGAAGCGTACAAGATCATCCAAGCAGCTAAGTTGCCGTTTGTGGTGGCGATTAATAAGGTTGATAAGGTAGATGCCAATATTGATAAAACTAAACAAGAATTATCAGGTAAATTAAATATTACCCCGACTGATTGGGGCGGTAAGACTACCTGTGTGCCGATTTCTGCGAAGAAGGGCGACGGTATTACTGATTTATTGGATATGATTCTTTTGACCGCGGAGACTGAATTGGAAAATGTCAAAGCCAATCCCAATGCGGATGCGGCCGGCACGGTGATTGAATCACATTTGAGCAAAGGCTCAGGGCCAGTGGCAACAATTTTAGTGCAGAACGGCACTTTGCGTTTAGGTGATAGCTTGATGATGAATGGTAAGGACGTGGGCAAGATTCGTAATTTAACTACCTATAATGAGGGCAATGTGAAGGCAGTAGGACCAGCAACACCGGTGCAAATTATTGGTTTGCGCGCGATGTTGAATGTTGGTGATGTTTTGGAAGTGGGCGAGGGCGAACGCGTGAAAAAGAAAAAATTACGAACAGCGGCTGATGCGAGTTTTAATAAGACTAGCCAACGCGATGAAAATACTACCTCTGAAAAAGTTAATTTGATCATCAAGGGTGATTTGTTGGGTTCGATTGAGGCAATTGAAGAATCTTTGGAAAAAATTAATACCAAGGATGTGAGTGTAAAAGTTGTACACCGCGGCTTGGGTAACATTAGTGATGGTGATATTAAGCGAGCGGAAGCAACTGGCTCTTTGATTTTAGGTTTTAACGTCAAAACACCAATTGCAATCGAAAACATGGCGCGTGAAAAAAATATTTCTATTAAGGCTTATAATGTTATTTATGATTTATTAAATGATGTTAAAGCTGAAATGCGTTCTCGTATTGTGGTGACCTATGAAAGAGAAGATTTAGGTCGTTTGAAGGTCTTGGCGATTTTTAGAACCGAGAAAGAAGCGCAAATCGTCGGTGGTAAAGTGATTGATGGCGTGATTGAATCTGACGCCCTGATTGAGGTAATGCGTAATAAGGAATTAGTAGGCACGGGTAAATTAACTAACCTACAAGCGGGCAAACAAAATGTTAACAAGGTTGAGACTGACGAAGAGTGTGGCTTGCATTATGCCGGTAATATAGTGGTTGAAGTTGGTGATGTGTTGGTGTTTTATAAAAATAATGAAGTAAAAGTAACTTTCTAA
- a CDS encoding site-specific integrase, producing the protein MSAYKRKNKWWVAFMIDGHRIRQCSPDNTKAGAIVFESQLRQKIANGSLTRANSKAKSMRYKDFVPMWLKDYVEVNSKPSDIVAKKMILRVHLLPYFGEMKIDQITNRIIEQFKAIQQRNKKSPKTINNHLGVLRKSLATADDWGLQVTIPKIKPLKVMLAEVSFLTVEECENVLQSADDIWHDMILLVMKTGLRFGELVALNWQDIDFANKQITVCRSIVKNIPQNSTKSNKIRHVPFGNEVEQMLILRKSASINEYVFSNKHGEFMKSATCRTNLIRICKQVGVTKIGWHLLRHTFASHLSENNISPIIIQKLLGHSDIKTTMRYAHLGNEVTREAVKTLERPIILEGCHNFATKVDNDTKTDKIIERFTANIKQEQE; encoded by the coding sequence TGCAGTCCTGATAACACCAAGGCTGGTGCGATAGTCTTTGAATCACAGCTAAGACAAAAAATAGCCAATGGGTCGCTAACGAGAGCGAACAGTAAAGCTAAGTCCATGAGATACAAAGACTTTGTTCCAATGTGGCTAAAAGATTATGTGGAGGTGAATAGTAAGCCATCGGATATTGTCGCAAAGAAAATGATTCTAAGAGTTCATTTACTGCCCTACTTTGGTGAAATGAAAATTGATCAAATTACCAATCGTATCATTGAGCAGTTCAAAGCCATACAGCAAAGAAATAAAAAATCCCCTAAAACAATCAATAATCATTTAGGGGTATTGAGAAAATCTTTGGCAACTGCCGACGATTGGGGTCTACAGGTTACCATCCCAAAAATAAAACCACTAAAAGTAATGCTTGCCGAAGTTAGCTTTCTAACAGTTGAAGAATGTGAAAATGTTTTACAATCAGCTGATGACATCTGGCATGATATGATTCTGTTGGTAATGAAAACTGGATTGCGTTTTGGTGAATTGGTTGCCCTAAACTGGCAGGATATCGATTTTGCAAATAAGCAAATAACCGTCTGTCGATCAATCGTCAAGAACATTCCTCAAAACAGCACCAAGAGCAACAAGATTCGTCATGTGCCTTTTGGAAATGAGGTTGAACAAATGTTAATACTTCGCAAAAGTGCATCAATCAATGAATATGTGTTTTCTAATAAACACGGTGAGTTTATGAAATCAGCCACTTGCAGAACTAATTTAATTAGAATCTGTAAGCAAGTCGGTGTAACTAAAATTGGCTGGCATTTATTGAGGCATACATTCGCATCGCACCTATCGGAAAATAACATCTCACCAATTATCATTCAAAAGCTTCTTGGGCACAGCGATATCAAGACAACAATGAGATATGCTCACCTAGGAAATGAAGTAACCAGAGAGGCGGTGAAGACGCTTGAAAGACCTATTATTTTAGAAGGTTGCCACAATTTTGCCACAAAGGTAGATAATGACACAAAAACTGATAAAATAATAGAAAGATTTACTGCTAATATAAAACAAGAACAGGAATAA
- a CDS encoding bifunctional oligoribonuclease/PAP phosphatase NrnA — MIEEKYREAYEKIKGARNVLVVTHYRPDGDALSSMGIMIELLESLHKKYHAFCSDAPPFQFNFLPHVEKIKSDRDGINFADFDLFIALDCGSLSRTNLTKEIGHRHKDQIAIEFDHHPKIDSYSNIEVRNAKASSTAEVLYFFLKANKVRFNKNFANCILTGILTDTGNLLYESTSEKTIKITSEMLVYGARYPMILENTWRNKSLLSMRVWGRAMSNLKINSFYNFAYSFLTKDDIKNSGVTEEELEGIPGFLSNLAGVKALVFMREEEGGKIKGSLRTTHPDVDISKLAQVLGGGGHKRASGFVVDGKFEEVDGNWRIV; from the coding sequence ATGATAGAAGAGAAATACCGAGAGGCGTATGAAAAAATTAAAGGAGCACGGAATGTTTTGGTGGTAACCCATTATCGACCAGATGGCGATGCGCTTTCTTCGATGGGCATAATGATTGAGTTACTAGAATCTTTACATAAAAAATATCACGCTTTTTGCAGTGATGCTCCGCCCTTTCAATTTAATTTTTTACCTCACGTTGAAAAAATTAAATCTGACCGTGATGGAATAAATTTTGCCGATTTCGATTTGTTTATTGCGCTTGATTGTGGCAGTCTGAGTCGGACAAATTTAACTAAAGAGATTGGCCATCGTCACAAAGACCAAATCGCGATTGAATTTGATCATCATCCCAAGATTGACAGCTATTCTAATATAGAAGTACGTAATGCGAAGGCGTCATCAACCGCGGAGGTGTTGTATTTTTTTCTTAAAGCTAATAAAGTGCGCTTTAATAAAAATTTTGCTAATTGCATTTTAACAGGTATTCTCACGGACACAGGTAATTTGCTCTACGAATCAACTTCGGAAAAAACGATTAAGATTACTTCGGAGATGTTGGTCTATGGAGCACGTTATCCGATGATTTTGGAAAACACTTGGCGCAACAAAAGTTTATTATCGATGCGTGTCTGGGGTCGGGCGATGAGTAATTTGAAAATAAATAGTTTTTATAATTTCGCTTATTCTTTTTTAACTAAAGATGATATCAAAAATAGTGGGGTAACTGAAGAAGAATTAGAGGGAATTCCCGGCTTTCTCAGTAATCTTGCCGGTGTTAAGGCGCTGGTTTTTATGCGCGAAGAAGAGGGTGGTAAAATTAAGGGTAGTTTGCGTACCACACATCCTGATGTTGATATTTCCAAGCTGGCTCAAGTTTTGGGCGGTGGTGGTCATAAGCGGGCGTCGGGATTTGTTGTTGATGGCAAGTTTGAAGAGGTGGACGGGAATTGGAGAATTGTTTAA
- the clpP gene encoding ATP-dependent Clp endopeptidase proteolytic subunit ClpP yields the protein MTLIPTVIEKSGQVERAYDIYSRLLRDRIIFLGEAIDDHVANIIIAQLLFLDAESKDKDIKFYINSPGGSVSAGMAIYDTMQYVKSDVSTICVGMAASMGAVLLSAGAAGKRFSLPNSEVMIHQVMGGAEGQASDIKIRSEHILKTRDKLNKILVKHTGQKIAKIEQDTDRDYYMSAEEAKKYGIIDKIMTK from the coding sequence ATGACATTAATACCAACAGTTATTGAAAAATCAGGTCAAGTTGAGCGTGCTTACGATATTTACTCACGCCTTTTGCGTGATCGAATTATTTTTTTGGGCGAGGCGATTGACGATCACGTGGCTAACATTATTATCGCGCAACTTTTATTTCTTGACGCTGAAAGTAAGGATAAGGATATCAAATTTTATATCAATTCCCCAGGTGGATCAGTATCTGCGGGTATGGCCATCTATGACACGATGCAATATGTAAAATCTGATGTTTCAACAATTTGCGTGGGCATGGCCGCTTCCATGGGCGCAGTTCTTTTATCAGCTGGTGCAGCGGGCAAACGTTTTTCTTTGCCAAATAGTGAAGTGATGATTCACCAAGTAATGGGTGGGGCTGAAGGACAGGCGAGTGATATTAAAATTCGTTCTGAACATATTTTGAAAACCAGAGATAAGTTGAACAAGATTTTAGTGAAACATACTGGGCAAAAAATTGCCAAAATTGAACAGGATACTGATCGTGATTACTACATGTCGGCTGAAGAAGCGAAGAAGTACGGTATTATTGATAAGATTATGACAAAATAA
- a CDS encoding transcription elongation factor GreA: MITEEEKNMRTPQRKPGIYAGLKADQNITAEKFHELTAKLEKLKKVSQPRAITEMKHSAADGDFSENAAYQIAKGRLRGINQRITDITDHLKRAVIIEHNQNKDRVELGHKVTVEVNGKEKTFLILGSAETNPDNNVISNNSPIGSALMGKKIGDRVQVHLATKIVEYKIIKIE, translated from the coding sequence ATGATAACGGAAGAAGAAAAAAATATGCGCACCCCTCAACGGAAACCCGGCATCTACGCCGGACTTAAAGCTGATCAAAATATTACTGCTGAAAAATTCCACGAATTGACGGCTAAATTAGAGAAGTTAAAAAAAGTTAGCCAACCGCGCGCGATTACCGAGATGAAGCACTCAGCTGCAGATGGCGACTTTTCCGAGAACGCCGCTTACCAAATTGCCAAGGGACGTTTGCGTGGAATCAACCAACGCATCACCGACATCACCGACCACCTAAAACGCGCCGTTATCATTGAGCACAACCAAAACAAAGACCGCGTCGAGCTCGGTCATAAAGTAACCGTCGAAGTGAACGGCAAAGAAAAAACTTTTCTAATTCTTGGCTCGGCTGAGACCAATCCTGACAACAATGTAATTTCAAATAATTCCCCCATCGGCTCCGCCTTGATGGGTAAAAAAATTGGCGACCGAGTGCAAGTGCACTTAGCCACCAAAATTGTGGAATACAAGATTATTAAAATAGAATAG
- a CDS encoding rRNA pseudouridine synthase, which yields MKIVLQKFIAEAGVCSRRKAEDFIKDGLVMINDKVAKLGDRVDEHDEVLLDGVQIYRQEKLVYIILNKPKGYTCTSRQFVDEKNIFDLVNAKERLFVVGRLDKNSEGLVLLTNDGALTQKITHPKYEHEKKYLVSIVSRGLEARIIQNDFKQGVDIGDGDGIVKAKNIKAVGTDKFEIILTQGKKRQIRRMFGVLGCDVLELARIKIGSLEMGDLKVGEWRYLSEAEVKGLMVEKKKEVVKKVKK from the coding sequence ATGAAAATAGTATTACAAAAATTTATCGCTGAAGCTGGAGTTTGTTCACGTCGCAAGGCCGAAGATTTTATCAAGGATGGTTTGGTAATGATTAATGATAAGGTGGCAAAACTGGGTGATCGCGTCGACGAACACGACGAAGTTTTGCTTGATGGTGTGCAAATCTATAGACAAGAAAAGTTGGTGTATATTATTTTGAATAAACCAAAAGGCTATACCTGTACCAGTCGCCAGTTTGTTGATGAGAAAAATATTTTTGACTTAGTCAACGCCAAAGAACGTTTATTTGTGGTTGGTCGCTTAGATAAGAATAGCGAAGGCTTAGTTTTGTTGACTAACGACGGCGCCTTAACTCAGAAAATAACGCATCCGAAATATGAGCATGAAAAAAAGTATTTAGTCAGTATTGTCAGTCGAGGCCTTGAGGCACGTATTATTCAAAACGATTTTAAGCAAGGTGTCGACATCGGTGATGGCGATGGCATTGTTAAAGCCAAAAATATCAAAGCGGTTGGCACTGATAAGTTTGAAATAATCTTAACCCAGGGCAAGAAAAGACAAATCCGTAGAATGTTCGGCGTTCTAGGTTGTGATGTGCTTGAATTGGCAAGGATAAAAATTGGGAGTTTGGAGATGGGTGATTTGAAAGTGGGAGAGTGGCGATATTTGAGTGAGGCGGAAGTGAAGGGGTTGATGGTTGAGAAGAAGAAAGAGGTTGTGAAAAAGGTAAAAAAATAA
- a CDS encoding O-antigen ligase family protein produces MRNVKYLQWAIMFILFALPSYTLRFKIVGIPITMLEVMILATFAIWFLNGYKQVIENIKTRRSGGAGLSRYPFDIEMVLLLIISFISVGVAGFSNEAFGIWKAYFFEPLLFYILLFNVFASPRRSLGEGWVSVFEKIIWPLTIAAFLISVFAIYQKITGDFIANPFWSAVETRRVVSVFAYPNALGLYLAPLVLLMTGHGLAISNFEFRILNKEKILKIIFLSVIIILSLLSIYFAHSEGAIVGVVAGTILFGLLIGKRMRLATMGVLIFALIMFFVNVNVHNKIVEKGTLSDFSGEVRKQQWRETWMMLTESPQRFILGAGLANYQTAVKPYHQEGIFFNEDHDPDFHRKLVLFSDDYKKKYWRPVEVYLYPHNIFLNFWSELGLLGALLMTWIIVKFYYIGVRQVLQNSKHKIQNYGSSTKENYIIITLLSAMTAIVIHGAVDVPYFKNDMAIMFWVLIALMGMGHLMINKEDKK; encoded by the coding sequence ATGAGAAATGTAAAATATTTACAGTGGGCAATAATGTTTATTCTTTTTGCGTTGCCTAGCTACACCCTAAGATTTAAAATAGTTGGTATTCCCATTACAATGTTGGAGGTGATGATTTTGGCGACTTTCGCAATCTGGTTTTTGAACGGCTATAAACAGGTCATTGAAAATATTAAAACACGACGCAGCGGAGGTGCAGGACTGAGTCGTTATCCGTTTGATATTGAGATGGTGTTGCTGTTAATTATTTCTTTTATCTCCGTTGGTGTTGCGGGCTTTAGCAATGAAGCCTTTGGAATCTGGAAAGCGTATTTTTTTGAACCATTGTTGTTTTATATTTTATTGTTTAATGTTTTTGCTTCGCCACGCCGTAGTCTTGGCGAAGGCTGGGTTTCCGTATTTGAGAAAATAATTTGGCCATTGACGATTGCAGCTTTTTTGATTTCCGTCTTTGCAATCTACCAAAAAATAACCGGTGATTTTATCGCCAATCCATTTTGGTCAGCTGTAGAAACAAGAAGAGTAGTTTCCGTCTTTGCCTATCCCAATGCGCTCGGTCTTTATTTGGCGCCGTTAGTTTTATTAATGACAGGCCATGGCTTAGCAATTTCGAATTTCGAATTTCGAATTTTGAATAAAGAAAAAATTTTAAAAATTATATTTTTATCAGTAATAATAATCTTATCTTTATTGTCAATTTACTTTGCGCATTCCGAGGGAGCGATAGTGGGTGTTGTGGCGGGGACAATTTTGTTTGGTCTATTAATCGGCAAACGAATGCGCTTAGCAACTATGGGAGTTTTAATATTTGCGCTGATTATGTTTTTTGTAAATGTTAATGTGCACAATAAGATAGTTGAAAAAGGAACGCTAAGTGATTTTTCTGGCGAAGTGCGCAAGCAACAATGGCGAGAGACCTGGATGATGTTAACCGAAAGTCCGCAACGTTTTATTTTGGGAGCGGGCCTGGCTAATTATCAAACAGCGGTGAAGCCGTATCATCAAGAAGGAATATTTTTTAACGAAGATCATGACCCAGACTTTCATCGTAAATTAGTTTTGTTTAGTGACGATTACAAAAAGAAATATTGGCGACCAGTTGAAGTCTATCTTTACCCGCACAATATTTTCTTAAATTTCTGGTCAGAGTTAGGCTTACTTGGCGCATTGTTGATGACTTGGATAATTGTTAAGTTTTATTATATTGGCGTCCGCCAGGTGCTTCAAAATTCAAAACATAAAATTCAAAATTACGGCTCCAGTACAAAAGAAAACTATATAATAATTACATTATTGTCAGCAATGACGGCAATCGTAATTCACGGAGCTGTGGATGTTCCGTACTTTAAGAATGATATGGCAATAATGTTCTGGGTATTAATAGCCTTAATGGGAATGGGGCACTTAATGATTAATAAAGAAGATAAAAAATAA